The DNA segment CTACTGTGCCTCAGTTGCCCTCATACTCGGACTGGGCCTTGGTGGTGTGGGGCTCCTCTCCACCACCACAAGCCTATCTGGGGAATGGCGCCTAGGGGTGGGCACCACCCTCTGCCTCTTGGCACTCGCTGTGCTGCTCAAGCAGCTTCTCAGCTCTGCCATCCAGGACATGAACTGCGTGCGCAGCAGGCGTCGTATCGACCAGCTGAAAAGTGGTGGGAGGGCCGACCCCGCGCTGATTTTAGCTGTAGGGCTGGCAGTCATGCTGTGCGGGACGGTGCTAATCTTTGTGGCCACCATCGGCAGCCAAGGTCACGACAGCAGGGAAATGTTGGTTTCGGGTCTGGTGCTGATGGCTGCAGGGACGGGCATGTCTCTAGCTGTAGCGGGCTATAGTGTGCTGGCGTACATCAAAAGAAGAagggagcagaggaggagaaggaggatgaGAATGAGGAGAATGAGGAGGACAGGGAATCAAGCTGTCTGTGTGTTCAGTGTTTCTGGAGGACAAATGAGTCAAGCCAGGAGAGAGACCTCGTCGAGCAGGACCAGCCTGATCTGAAAGGACTTGGTCAGAA comes from the Oreochromis aureus strain Israel breed Guangdong linkage group 18, ZZ_aureus, whole genome shotgun sequence genome and includes:
- the LOC116332008 gene encoding transmembrane protein 125-like, with product MPDMETFYYPIRRSSSLYLDPSLIQRRILEDQVELWWFRDPQRSLLCYCASVALILGLGLGGVGLLSTTTSLSGEWRLGVGTTLCLLALAVLLKQLLSSAIQDMNCVRSRRRIDQLKSGGRADPALILAVGLAVMLCGTVLIFVATIGSQGHDSREMLVSGLVLMAAGTGMSLAVAGYSVLAYIKRRREQRRRRRMRMRRMRRTGNQAVCVFSVSGGQMSQARRETSSSRTSLI